The Candidatus Thermoplasmatota archaeon genome contains a region encoding:
- a CDS encoding SLC13 family permease translates to MTWTPILALVVFGGTLAALTFPSLPRLGRRAAERAFGPARVARVTFLFARPGLAVAGAGLMLLAGAVAPGAAVAAVDRPTLALLFGMMALVAGLEVAGFFGWTAAAIVRRVRTARGFLLATMALAAGLSALALNDAVVLLLTPVLVRACRAMDLPCFPFLAAEAVAANIGSLATPVGNPQNAAIALASGMSFARFVAVLAPAALVALVLAALVALVWFRRVLARPVRRVEPAFEPLDRPLLALALGVLALVLAGFVVAPAGFTLGDVALAGGLLLLVAAWAGARVPPARLLARVDWGILALFIGLFVLMAGFRDAGLLAGFEGALAAMRPDTVPGLAVVTAVLSNLVSNVPAVLLLAPTAAAQGGDLPWLVLATASTLAGNATLVGAAANLIVAEAARGRGEDVDALRFLAFGLPVTLVTLAAALAVVLALA, encoded by the coding sequence GTGACGTGGACGCCGATCCTCGCCCTCGTCGTCTTCGGCGGGACGCTCGCGGCCCTCACGTTCCCGTCCCTCCCGCGCCTCGGTCGCCGGGCGGCCGAGCGCGCCTTCGGTCCGGCCCGCGTCGCGCGCGTGACCTTCCTCTTCGCGCGCCCCGGCCTCGCGGTCGCGGGCGCCGGGCTCATGCTCCTGGCGGGCGCCGTCGCGCCCGGGGCCGCCGTCGCGGCCGTCGACCGACCCACGCTCGCGCTCCTCTTCGGCATGATGGCGCTCGTGGCGGGCCTCGAGGTCGCGGGTTTCTTCGGCTGGACCGCCGCCGCGATCGTGCGCCGCGTGCGCACCGCGCGCGGCTTCCTCCTCGCGACCATGGCGCTTGCGGCGGGCCTCTCCGCGCTCGCGCTCAACGACGCGGTCGTCCTCCTCCTCACCCCGGTCCTCGTGCGCGCCTGCCGCGCGATGGACCTCCCGTGCTTCCCGTTCCTCGCGGCCGAGGCCGTCGCCGCGAACATCGGCAGCCTCGCGACGCCCGTCGGCAATCCGCAGAACGCCGCGATCGCCCTCGCAAGCGGGATGTCCTTCGCGCGCTTCGTCGCCGTCCTTGCGCCCGCCGCGCTCGTCGCCCTCGTCCTCGCCGCGCTCGTCGCGCTCGTCTGGTTCCGCCGCGTCCTCGCGCGGCCCGTCCGGCGGGTCGAGCCCGCCTTCGAGCCGCTCGATCGACCGCTCCTCGCGCTCGCGCTCGGCGTCCTCGCGCTCGTCCTCGCGGGCTTCGTCGTCGCGCCCGCGGGGTTCACGCTCGGCGACGTCGCGCTCGCGGGCGGCCTCCTGCTCCTCGTCGCCGCGTGGGCCGGGGCCCGCGTCCCGCCCGCGCGTCTCCTCGCGCGCGTCGACTGGGGCATCCTCGCCCTCTTCATCGGGCTCTTCGTCCTCATGGCGGGCTTCCGCGACGCGGGCCTCCTTGCGGGCTTCGAGGGCGCGCTCGCCGCGATGCGGCCCGACACCGTCCCCGGCCTCGCCGTCGTGACGGCCGTCCTCTCGAACCTCGTCTCGAACGTCCCCGCCGTGCTCCTCCTCGCCCCCACCGCCGCGGCGCAGGGGGGCGACCTCCCGTGGCTCGTCCTCGCGACGGCCTCAACGCTCGCCGGCAACGCGACGCTCGTCGGCGCCGCCGCGAACCTCATCGTGGCGGAAGCCGCGCGCGGCCGCGGCGAGGACGTGGACGCGCTGCGCTTCCTCGCGTTCGGCCTTCCCGTGACGCTCGTCACCCTTGCGGCCGCGCTCGCGGTCGTCCTCGCGCTCGCGTGA
- a CDS encoding Holliday junction resolvase-like protein, whose translation MEIPDVVVYLLVAAVVAGWLLAWILVARTRAAVARADRLETDRRSQATRYGNLSEQFAPWMAGWPFDPQNFRFIGKPIDGVQFEDDAVYFVEIKAASSRLSTDQLAIRKAVLEGRVGWIAFHVAEAKPVEVLEPWKRVFDRRGR comes from the coding sequence GTGGAGATTCCGGACGTCGTCGTGTACCTCCTCGTCGCCGCGGTCGTCGCGGGATGGCTTCTCGCGTGGATCCTCGTCGCGCGGACGCGCGCCGCGGTCGCGCGCGCCGATCGCCTCGAGACCGATCGTCGGTCGCAAGCGACGCGCTACGGGAACCTGAGCGAGCAGTTCGCGCCGTGGATGGCGGGCTGGCCCTTCGATCCGCAGAACTTCCGCTTCATCGGCAAGCCCATCGATGGGGTGCAGTTCGAGGACGACGCGGTGTACTTCGTGGAGATCAAGGCCGCGTCGTCGCGTCTGTCGACCGATCAGCTCGCGATCCGGAAGGCGGTCCTCGAGGGCCGCGTGGGCTGGATCGCCTTCCACGTCGCCGAGGCGAAGCCCGTCGAGGTCCTCGAGCCTTGGAAAAGGGTATTTGACCGGCGTGGGCGTTGA
- a CDS encoding replication factor C large subunit: MAAATAALDWAEKHRPRRLADIVGNKSALEELNAWADAWASGTPPAERGVILAGEPGVGKTTAAHALAAERGWSVVELNASDQRNEEVIRRIATSGAVNASILSTGDAKQGRQLVLLDEADNLFGREDRGGMKAILDTLRVTKQPIVLIANDLYELTRKAGALKTLARTIKFTRVYRPSIPAALKRIADAENVAVEPEALKLIAERSGGDMRSAVNDLQALAMGRTRLLVADVEALGRRDTTGDVWGLLGKVFLGRNLDEARKTLWTLDETPESVSLWIDENIPVLYLDPADRLDAFAILARADIFLGRVSRRQHYGLWSYAGELMTAGVAVAKVAKPASARFQFPGWLRKQSASKGMRELRKRVAGKVAMGVHTSPRQARESMFPFLRALMEKDDEFAGWVAAEFELEKDEIAFLLEARETTARVKAIHEAASKRLEAKPRETARAFAGYESDEAEDAGDEEDEAIAPVATDEDDEEEVPAKTAKTPAKAASKEKPDAASKETPKKADAKDDAKRQRNLFDF, from the coding sequence GTGGCCGCCGCGACCGCCGCGCTCGACTGGGCCGAGAAGCACCGGCCCCGCCGCCTCGCCGACATCGTCGGCAACAAGTCGGCCCTCGAGGAGCTCAACGCGTGGGCGGACGCGTGGGCCTCCGGCACGCCGCCCGCCGAGCGGGGCGTCATCCTCGCCGGCGAGCCCGGCGTCGGGAAGACGACGGCCGCCCACGCGCTTGCCGCCGAGCGCGGATGGAGCGTCGTGGAGCTCAATGCCTCCGACCAGCGCAACGAGGAGGTCATCCGACGCATCGCGACCTCCGGCGCGGTGAACGCAAGCATCCTTTCGACGGGCGACGCGAAGCAGGGACGCCAGCTCGTGCTCCTCGACGAGGCCGACAACCTGTTCGGCCGCGAGGACCGCGGCGGCATGAAGGCCATCCTCGACACGCTGCGCGTCACGAAGCAGCCGATCGTCCTCATCGCGAACGATCTCTACGAACTCACGCGGAAGGCGGGCGCGCTCAAGACGCTCGCGCGCACGATCAAGTTCACCCGCGTGTACCGGCCCTCGATCCCGGCCGCGCTCAAGCGGATCGCCGATGCCGAGAACGTCGCGGTCGAGCCCGAGGCGCTGAAGCTCATCGCCGAGCGCTCGGGCGGCGACATGCGGAGCGCGGTGAACGATCTCCAGGCGCTCGCGATGGGGCGCACCAGGCTCCTCGTCGCGGACGTCGAGGCCCTCGGCCGCCGGGACACGACGGGCGACGTCTGGGGCCTCCTCGGCAAGGTGTTCCTCGGCCGCAACCTCGACGAGGCGCGCAAGACGCTTTGGACGCTCGACGAGACGCCCGAGTCCGTTTCGCTCTGGATCGACGAAAACATCCCCGTTCTCTACCTCGACCCGGCGGACCGGCTCGACGCGTTCGCGATCCTCGCGCGCGCGGACATCTTCCTCGGCCGCGTGTCGCGCCGGCAGCACTATGGCCTCTGGTCCTACGCGGGCGAGCTCATGACCGCCGGCGTCGCCGTCGCCAAGGTCGCGAAACCCGCCTCGGCGCGCTTCCAGTTCCCCGGCTGGCTTCGCAAGCAGTCTGCCTCGAAAGGCATGCGCGAGCTGCGCAAGCGCGTCGCGGGGAAGGTCGCGATGGGCGTGCACACGTCGCCCCGGCAGGCGCGCGAGAGCATGTTCCCGTTCCTGCGCGCCCTCATGGAGAAGGACGACGAATTCGCCGGATGGGTCGCGGCCGAGTTCGAGCTCGAGAAGGACGAGATCGCGTTCCTGCTCGAAGCCCGGGAAACGACGGCGCGCGTGAAGGCCATCCACGAGGCCGCCTCGAAGCGGCTCGAGGCGAAACCGCGGGAAACGGCCCGCGCCTTCGCGGGCTACGAATCCGACGAAGCGGAGGATGCGGGGGACGAGGAGGACGAGGCGATCGCGCCCGTCGCCACCGACGAGGACGACGAGGAGGAGGTCCCCGCGAAGACCGCGAAGACCCCCGCGAAGGCCGCCTCGAAGGAGAAGCCCGACGCCGCTTCGAAGGAGACGCCGAAGAAGGCCGACGCGAAGGACGACGCGAAGCGGCAGCGGAACCTCTTCGATTTCTGA
- the thpR gene encoding RNA 2',3'-cyclic phosphodiesterase, with protein sequence MSLRSFVAVEVGPRPALARLRDEAAALDRDLKAVAPENLHVTLRFLGDVDASEVLAILEALREACAGVAPFTMRLRGVGAFPSPARARVLWAGLEGADPLARVADGLSRRLGAPDKPFAAHVTLARAKTPKGAAKVPAFVARHRDWQGDEVPVERIVLMRSELAREGPTYTPLGAAALEA encoded by the coding sequence GTGAGCCTCCGGAGCTTCGTGGCGGTGGAGGTGGGGCCGCGCCCCGCCCTCGCCCGCCTGAGGGACGAAGCGGCGGCCCTCGACCGCGACCTCAAGGCCGTCGCGCCCGAGAACCTCCACGTGACGCTCCGGTTCCTCGGGGACGTCGACGCGAGCGAGGTCTTGGCGATCCTCGAGGCGCTGCGCGAGGCGTGCGCCGGCGTCGCGCCCTTCACGATGCGGCTTCGCGGCGTGGGCGCGTTCCCGAGCCCGGCCCGGGCCCGCGTCCTCTGGGCGGGCCTCGAAGGGGCAGACCCGCTCGCGCGCGTCGCCGACGGGCTCTCGCGTCGCCTCGGCGCCCCGGACAAGCCTTTCGCGGCGCACGTGACGCTCGCCCGCGCGAAGACGCCGAAGGGCGCCGCGAAGGTGCCCGCGTTCGTCGCGCGCCACCGCGACTGGCAAGGCGACGAAGTCCCCGTCGAGCGCATCGTCCTCATGCGTTCCGAGCTCGCCCGCGAAGGTCCAACCTACACGCCGCTCGGCGCGGCCGCGCTGGAGGCGTGA
- a CDS encoding PrsW family glutamic-type intramembrane protease, which yields MTLEPVYLAGLLLAAFLPAILWTITIRQVEGRRREPWSRVARAFVSGGLLGVGAALVLLQGALWFARPMPAAESLLFVTVVAAPLVEEATKPLGLLLFRDADPEPENGYIYGAAAGLGFSAVENVLVEGAVLATGSLGAFVATVALRSVATALLHASATSLVGRAIWAWRYEKAPAILIVPWYAAAVLAHGVFNALAVASTLASLALAIALAAGAWVLVRRAVKRLDAAAA from the coding sequence ATGACGCTCGAGCCCGTCTACCTCGCAGGGCTTCTCCTCGCGGCCTTCCTGCCCGCGATCCTCTGGACGATCACCATCCGCCAGGTCGAGGGCCGTCGGCGCGAGCCGTGGAGCAGGGTCGCCCGCGCGTTCGTGTCGGGGGGCCTCCTCGGCGTCGGCGCCGCGCTTGTCCTCCTCCAAGGCGCCTTGTGGTTCGCGCGCCCCATGCCCGCGGCCGAGAGCCTCCTCTTCGTGACCGTCGTCGCCGCGCCCCTCGTCGAGGAGGCCACGAAACCGCTCGGCCTCCTCCTCTTCCGCGACGCCGATCCCGAGCCCGAGAACGGCTACATCTACGGCGCCGCCGCGGGCCTCGGATTCTCGGCCGTGGAGAACGTGCTCGTCGAGGGCGCGGTCCTCGCGACGGGCTCCTTAGGCGCCTTCGTCGCGACCGTCGCGCTCCGTTCCGTCGCGACCGCGCTCCTCCACGCCTCCGCGACGAGCCTCGTCGGCCGCGCGATCTGGGCGTGGCGCTACGAGAAGGCCCCGGCGATCCTCATCGTGCCGTGGTATGCCGCCGCGGTCCTCGCCCACGGCGTATTCAACGCCCTCGCCGTGGCCTCGACCCTCGCCTCGCTCGCGCTCGCGATCGCGCTCGCCGCGGGCGCCTGGGTCCTCGTGAGGCGCGCGGTGAAACGCCTCGACGCCGCCGCGGCCTGA
- a CDS encoding DNA glycosylase, protein MHVATDEPVLLAPTLLGGQSFRFRAIGDAFAGVVEGDLWTLATAPGGLAWTSARRRGRARLARYLGLDGSYPAALERLSQDPVLAPVVARHAGLRVLRQEPWETLVAFVTSANNHVPRIEGILARLAEAAGEPRDDGEVPYHAFPDADAVARLGERRLVSLGFGYRAPYVRATARAVARGDCDLEALREASCGEAREALLALPGVGPKVADCVALFGLGHGEAFPVDRWIARAVADRFFEAGEAPRDLKAFALARWGSDAGLAQQFLFHAARVEGAHGRRAPGASRLASSAAP, encoded by the coding sequence GTGCACGTCGCGACCGACGAACCCGTCCTCCTCGCGCCCACGCTCCTCGGCGGGCAGTCCTTCCGCTTCCGCGCGATCGGCGATGCGTTCGCGGGCGTCGTCGAGGGCGACCTCTGGACGCTCGCGACCGCGCCCGGCGGCCTCGCGTGGACGAGCGCGCGACGCCGCGGCCGGGCGCGTCTCGCGCGCTACCTGGGCCTCGACGGATCGTACCCGGCCGCGCTCGAGCGGCTCTCGCAAGACCCCGTCCTTGCGCCGGTGGTCGCGCGGCACGCGGGCCTCCGCGTGCTGCGGCAGGAGCCGTGGGAGACGCTCGTGGCCTTCGTCACGAGCGCGAACAACCACGTGCCGCGCATCGAAGGGATCCTCGCGCGCCTCGCCGAGGCCGCGGGCGAGCCACGCGACGACGGCGAGGTCCCCTACCACGCGTTCCCGGACGCCGATGCGGTCGCGCGGCTCGGGGAGCGCCGGCTCGTCTCGCTCGGTTTCGGGTACCGCGCGCCCTACGTGCGCGCGACGGCCCGCGCCGTCGCCCGCGGCGACTGCGACCTCGAGGCGCTTCGGGAGGCGTCCTGCGGGGAGGCGCGCGAAGCCCTTCTCGCGCTTCCGGGCGTGGGTCCCAAGGTCGCGGACTGCGTCGCGCTCTTCGGGCTCGGGCATGGCGAGGCGTTCCCGGTCGACCGGTGGATCGCGCGCGCCGTCGCGGACCGCTTCTTCGAGGCCGGCGAGGCGCCGCGGGACCTCAAGGCCTTCGCCCTTGCGCGGTGGGGCTCGGACGCGGGCCTCGCGCAGCAGTTCCTCTTCCACGCGGCGCGCGTCGAGGGCGCCCACGGGCGTCGCGCCCCGGGAGCCTCCCGCCTCGCCTCATCCGCGGCGCCCTAG
- a CDS encoding GTP-binding protein — translation MGVDEQILSIEEELKKTLYNKATSHHIGKLKAKLAKLKEEKEKRASGGGGGGPAYAVKKSGNASVALVGFPSVGKSTLLNKLTGTESEVAAYEFTTLTCIPGMLTYKHAEIQILDLPGLIRGASGGKGRGREVIAVARSSDLILLVADAFNPEQIFVIVDELYQAGIRLNRAPADIKLYVSRQRGGINVNFTVPQSKGLDEEVVKDMVKEYGIVNADVVIRQDATQDDLVDVLAGNRVYIPALVALNKVDTQDPDYVKQSIRMFNERQWPVVPIAAAKEFNLEALKDKIYEELKFIRVFMKPQGGEADMEEPLVIKSGSTVGDVCDKLHREFRGKFRYALVSGPSAKFENQSVGIDHALADKDVLTLILRR, via the coding sequence GTGGGTGTCGACGAGCAGATCCTTTCCATCGAGGAGGAGCTGAAGAAGACCCTCTACAACAAGGCGACGTCGCACCACATCGGGAAGCTCAAGGCGAAGCTCGCGAAGCTCAAGGAGGAGAAGGAGAAGCGGGCCTCGGGCGGGGGCGGCGGCGGGCCCGCCTACGCCGTGAAGAAGAGCGGCAACGCCTCGGTCGCGCTCGTCGGCTTCCCGAGCGTCGGCAAGTCGACGCTCCTCAACAAGCTCACGGGGACGGAGAGCGAGGTCGCGGCGTACGAGTTCACGACCCTCACGTGCATTCCCGGGATGCTCACCTACAAGCACGCCGAGATCCAGATCCTCGATCTTCCGGGGCTCATCCGGGGCGCCTCCGGCGGCAAGGGGCGCGGGCGGGAGGTCATCGCGGTCGCGCGATCCTCGGATCTCATCCTCCTCGTCGCCGACGCGTTCAACCCCGAGCAGATCTTCGTCATCGTGGACGAGCTCTACCAGGCCGGCATCCGCCTCAACCGCGCGCCGGCCGACATCAAGCTCTACGTGTCGCGCCAGCGCGGCGGCATCAACGTGAACTTCACCGTCCCCCAATCGAAGGGGCTCGACGAAGAGGTCGTCAAGGACATGGTGAAGGAGTACGGCATCGTGAACGCGGACGTCGTGATCCGCCAGGACGCGACGCAGGACGACCTCGTCGACGTCCTCGCCGGAAACCGCGTCTACATCCCCGCCCTCGTCGCGCTCAACAAGGTCGACACGCAGGACCCGGACTACGTCAAGCAGTCCATCCGCATGTTCAACGAGCGCCAGTGGCCCGTGGTGCCGATCGCGGCCGCGAAGGAGTTCAACCTCGAGGCCTTGAAGGACAAGATCTACGAGGAGCTGAAGTTCATCCGCGTCTTCATGAAGCCGCAGGGCGGCGAGGCCGACATGGAGGAGCCGCTCGTCATCAAGAGCGGGTCCACGGTCGGAGACGTGTGCGACAAGCTCCACCGCGAGTTCCGCGGCAAGTTCCGCTACGCGCTCGTCTCGGGCCCGAGCGCGAAGTTCGAGAACCAATCCGTCGGCATCGACCACGCGCTCGCGGACAAGGACGTCCTCACGCTCATCCTGCGCCGCTGA
- a CDS encoding RidA family protein yields the protein MPAENRLKVLGIALPEAPKPVAAYVPSVLSGPHLYVAGQIPFQHGKLLRTGKLGAEVTIEQGQECARQCVLNALAVAREAIGSLDRVTRVVRVGVFVASVDTFTDQPKVANGASDLLLEVFGEQGRHARAAVGVNVLPLDAPVEVELLLEVAPR from the coding sequence ATGCCCGCTGAAAACCGCCTCAAGGTCCTGGGGATCGCCCTCCCCGAAGCGCCCAAGCCCGTCGCCGCCTACGTGCCGTCGGTCCTGAGCGGTCCGCACCTCTACGTGGCGGGACAGATCCCCTTCCAGCACGGCAAGCTCCTTCGCACGGGGAAGCTCGGCGCGGAGGTCACGATCGAGCAGGGCCAGGAGTGCGCCCGCCAGTGCGTCCTGAACGCGCTCGCTGTGGCGCGCGAGGCGATCGGTTCGCTCGACCGCGTGACGCGGGTGGTCCGCGTCGGCGTGTTCGTCGCGTCGGTGGACACGTTCACGGACCAGCCGAAGGTCGCGAACGGCGCGAGCGACCTGCTCCTCGAGGTCTTCGGCGAGCAGGGTCGACACGCCCGCGCCGCGGTCGGCGTCAACGTGCTCCCCCTGGACGCGCCCGTCGAGGTGGAGCTTCTCCTCGAGGTCGCGCCCCGCTGA
- a CDS encoding ArsR family transcriptional regulator has translation MKNKEEALQLDTRRAIYDYIKTTPGAHLRKVHRAVGLPFGQVLYHLNYMERNELIVVKKDGKFNRYFVKHLIGRKEKDIISVLRHDVPRRVSILLLFQPRLTHKEILQYVEISPSTLSFHLSKMVEVGVVGRENRGRESYYWLTDEKLTAKVLIMHRESFNSDVVDRFADVWLTMNYREPTTREEAAKTDEYIAKKVPDGANLALAVLHGGTEASASPTRTPVA, from the coding sequence GTGAAGAACAAGGAAGAAGCGCTGCAGCTCGACACCCGGCGCGCCATCTACGATTACATCAAGACAACGCCGGGCGCCCACCTCCGGAAGGTCCACCGCGCCGTGGGCCTTCCCTTCGGCCAGGTCCTCTACCACCTGAACTACATGGAGCGCAACGAGCTCATCGTCGTGAAGAAGGACGGCAAGTTCAACCGCTATTTCGTGAAGCACCTCATCGGCCGCAAGGAGAAGGACATCATCAGCGTGCTCCGGCACGACGTCCCGCGCCGCGTCTCGATCCTCCTGCTCTTCCAGCCTCGCCTCACGCACAAGGAGATCCTGCAATACGTCGAGATCTCGCCCTCCACGCTCTCGTTCCACCTGAGCAAGATGGTGGAGGTGGGCGTCGTGGGCCGCGAGAACCGCGGCCGCGAATCGTATTACTGGCTCACCGACGAGAAGCTCACCGCGAAGGTGCTCATCATGCACCGCGAGAGCTTCAACTCGGACGTCGTCGACCGCTTCGCGGACGTCTGGCTCACCATGAACTACCGCGAGCCGACGACGCGCGAGGAGGCCGCGAAGACCGACGAGTACATCGCGAAGAAGGTCCCGGACGGCGCGAACCTCGCGCTCGCGGTGCTCCACGGCGGCACGGAGGCCTCGGCTTCCCCCACGAGGACGCCGGTGGCCTGA